In Scyliorhinus torazame isolate Kashiwa2021f chromosome 19, sScyTor2.1, whole genome shotgun sequence, a single genomic region encodes these proteins:
- the cct2 gene encoding T-complex protein 1 subunit beta, whose amino-acid sequence MASLSFAPVNIFKAGADEEKAETARLSSFVGAIAVGDLVKSTLGPKGMDKILLSGGRDSFVTVTNDGATILKAIGVDNPAARILVELSKVQDEEVGDGTTSVTVLAAELLREAELLIAKKLHPQTIIAGWRKATQAAREALKKAAVDHGDDETKFYEDLMNIARTTLSSKLLTHHKNHFSSLAVEAVVRLKGSGNLEAIHVIKKLGGSLIDSYLDEGFLLDKKIGVNQPKKIDNAKILIANTSMDTDKIKIFGSRVRVDSTAKVAEIELAEKEKMKEKVDRILKHGINCFINRQLIYNYPEQLFGAAGVMAIEHADFSGIERLALVTGGEITSTFDHPELVKLGHCKLIEEVMIGEDKLLRFSGVELGEACTIVLRGATQQILDEAERSLHDALCVLAQTVKETRTVYGGGCSEMLMAQAVAEFAVRTPGKEAVAMESFAKALGMLPTIIADNAGYDSADLVAQLRAAHSEGKTTYGLDMTNGTIGDMAIMGVTESFQVKRQVLLSAAEAAEMILRVDDIIKAAPRKRVPDHHPC is encoded by the exons ATG GCTTCCCTTTCATTTGCTCCTGTGAACATCTTCAAAGCTGGTGCTGATGAGGAAAAAGCTGAGACAGCCCGCCTG TCTTCTTTTGTCGGTGCCATTGCAGTCGGAGATTTGGTTAAAAGTACTTTGGGTCCAAAAGGCATG GACAAAATACTGCTTAGTGGAGGAAGAGATTCTTTTGTGACTGTGACCAATGATGGAGCAACAATCCTTAAAGCTATTGGTGTTGATAACCCAGCGGCTAGAATTTTGGTTG AGCTGTCCAAGGTACAAGATGAAGAAGTTGGAGATGGAACAACATCTGTGACAGTGTTAGCAGCTGAGCTCTTGAGA GAAGCAGAATTACTTATTGCTAAAAAGCTTCATCCTCAGACAATTATTGCAGGCTGGAGGAAAGCAacccaagcagcaagggaagctttGAAAAAAGCTGCAGTGGATCATGG GGATGATGAAACAAAATTCTATGAAGACCTGATGAATATTGCAAGGACCACGCTCTCTTCCAAGCTGCTGACTCATCACAAAAATCACTTTTCTAGTCTGGCAGTAGAAGCTGTCGTCAGACTGAAAGGTTCTGGCAACCTTGAAGCTATTCATGTGATTAAGAAACTTGGAGGGAGCTTGATTGATTCGTACCTGGATGAAG GTTTTCTTTTGGATAAGAAAATTGGAGTAAACCAACCAAAGAAAATTGACAATGCAAAAATTCTGATAGCAAACACTAGTATGGATACAGATAAAATTAAG ATATTTGGTTCACGCGTACGAGTAGATTCTACCGCAAAAGTTGCAGAAATTGAACTGGCTGAAAAGGAAAAAATGAAAGAAAAGGTGGATCGAATCCTGAAACATGGCATTAATTGTTTTATCAATAG GCAGCTCATTTATAATTACCCTGAACAGTTGTTTGGTGCTGCAGGTGTCATGGCCATTGAACATGCTGACTTTTCTGGAATTGAGCGACTTGCACTTGTAACTG GTGGTGAAATTACTTCCACCTTTGACCATCCTGAATTGGTTAAACTGGGACACTGTAAACTTATTGAAGAAGTCATGATTGGTGAGGATAAGCTACTTCGCTTCTCTGGCGTAGAGCTAG GTGAGGCATGTACCATTGTTCTTCGGGGAGCTACTCAGCAGATTCTCGATGAGGCTGAACGATCTTTGCATGATGCCCTCTGTGTACTTGCTCAGACAGTGAAAGAAACTAGAACTGTTTATGGTGGAG GCTGCTCAGAAATGTTAATGGCACAAGCTGTAGCTGAATTTGCTGTTAGAACACCAGGGAAAGAAGCTGTAGCAATGGAGTCATTTGCTAAAGCGCTGGGAATG cttcctACTATTATAGCTGATAATGCTGGGTATGACAGTGCAGATTTAGTGGCTCAGTTGCGAGCTGCTCATAGCGAAGGAAAAACAACATATGGATTAG ACATGACCAATGGCACCATTGGAGACATGGCAATAATGGGTGTTACAGAGAGCTTCCAAGTGAAGAGACAAGTACTGTTGAGTGCAGCAGAAGCAGCTGAAATGATTCTTCGAGTAGATGATATTATTAAAGCAGCACCAAG GAAACGTGTTCCTGATCACCATCCTTGCTAA